One genomic region from Haloarcula sp. DT43 encodes:
- a CDS encoding DUF63 family protein yields METFERAVDDFGPGQLWVGSLVAILAVAAGAVTAAPQAVWDRFLWRYFWGPVYADAKAASCAEMTASGPQPLYEGCAAAIQEGRLVAEPGYTIVSEVGYMLILVYMLVGVYYLLERLDIAEDPKLYFAFVPFMLLGGALRTVEDATDRAVDAGVTPIVEYPLSSLIISPVIYGTVFLLTLLVLVVCVDLDQRGVVDSYYRTTGAVGSAFVLVTLIYLTFVALTREYATLYPSVLATTVGLASVLSYGLYRLFESYRPAINDGTGYIGLLVIWGHAIDGVANVLLADWLDALNVPLTYYPKHPANEFIIAATESLQPAGLSAAIGTSWPFLVVKLAVASLVVSLFNREFIDDSPRYALLLLIAVTAVGLGPGTRDMLRATFGI; encoded by the coding sequence ATGGAAACGTTCGAGCGAGCCGTCGATGACTTCGGGCCCGGTCAGCTCTGGGTGGGCTCTCTCGTCGCAATTCTCGCCGTCGCGGCCGGAGCCGTCACCGCCGCGCCGCAGGCCGTCTGGGACCGGTTCCTCTGGCGGTATTTCTGGGGACCGGTGTACGCGGACGCCAAGGCGGCCAGCTGTGCGGAGATGACCGCGTCCGGGCCACAGCCACTGTACGAGGGCTGTGCGGCGGCCATCCAGGAGGGACGGCTCGTCGCCGAGCCGGGGTACACCATCGTCTCCGAGGTCGGCTACATGCTGATTCTGGTGTACATGCTCGTCGGCGTCTACTACCTCCTCGAACGGCTCGACATCGCCGAGGACCCGAAGCTCTACTTCGCGTTCGTCCCGTTCATGCTGCTGGGCGGCGCGTTGCGGACCGTCGAGGACGCGACCGACCGCGCGGTCGACGCCGGCGTCACGCCCATCGTCGAGTACCCGCTGAGTTCGCTCATCATCAGCCCCGTCATCTACGGCACGGTGTTCCTGCTGACGCTGCTCGTCCTCGTCGTCTGCGTGGACCTCGACCAGCGCGGGGTCGTCGACAGCTACTACCGGACGACCGGCGCTGTCGGCAGCGCGTTCGTCCTCGTGACGCTCATCTATCTCACGTTCGTCGCGCTGACGCGCGAGTACGCGACCCTGTACCCGTCGGTCCTCGCCACGACCGTCGGGCTGGCCTCGGTCCTGTCTTACGGGCTGTACCGCCTGTTCGAGTCCTATCGCCCGGCGATAAACGACGGGACCGGCTACATCGGCCTGCTGGTCATCTGGGGCCACGCCATCGACGGCGTCGCCAACGTCCTGCTGGCCGACTGGCTCGACGCGCTCAACGTCCCGCTGACGTACTACCCGAAACACCCGGCCAACGAGTTCATCATCGCGGCCACCGAGTCGCTGCAGCCGGCCGGCCTCTCGGCCGCTATCGGCACGTCCTGGCCGTTCCTGGTCGTCAAGCTCGCCGTCGCCTCGCTGGTCGTCTCGCTGTTCAACCGGGAGTTCATCGACGACAGCCCGCGGTACGCGCTCCTGTTGCTCATCGCCGTCACCGCGGTCGGGCTCGGGCCGGGCACGCGGGACATGCTGCGGGCGACGTTCGGTATCTGA
- the tbsP gene encoding transcriptional regulator TbsP: MTENLLQDDVGSMLTAVFGSTDEPVYVVNPSRRSISELVSTLDADSDAPEVRLLADERALKDVMDDFLVASTAADLVDEGRLAMRLLDDVPNHSVAVTADTVYALVTISDTVGGLGTDDAEFVENAYDYYESSWADADEYSLRTPPLDRVRSTLESDIGSETASDFDEVLNSLSTARGDGDGLDEVTISLLVAARNGELLYDISKWGEDVGLASKATFSRTKTKLEDMNLIDTEKVPIDVGRPRLRLMLGDERLKEAEPDELAAVAQSLLAA, translated from the coding sequence ATGACTGAAAATCTCCTACAGGACGACGTCGGCTCTATGTTGACCGCAGTGTTCGGGTCGACAGACGAGCCGGTGTACGTCGTGAACCCCTCGCGACGGAGCATTTCAGAGCTCGTGTCGACACTCGACGCCGACTCGGATGCCCCCGAGGTCCGCCTGCTGGCCGACGAGCGCGCGCTGAAAGACGTCATGGACGACTTCCTCGTGGCGAGCACCGCCGCCGACCTCGTCGACGAGGGGCGGCTCGCGATGCGGCTGTTGGACGACGTGCCGAACCACTCGGTCGCGGTGACCGCCGACACGGTGTACGCGCTGGTCACGATAAGCGACACTGTCGGCGGTCTCGGCACCGACGACGCGGAGTTCGTCGAGAACGCCTACGACTACTACGAGTCCAGCTGGGCGGACGCCGACGAGTACTCGCTCCGGACGCCGCCGCTCGACCGCGTCCGGAGCACGCTGGAATCGGACATCGGCTCGGAGACCGCGTCGGACTTCGACGAGGTCCTGAACTCGCTGTCGACGGCCCGCGGCGACGGCGACGGGCTGGACGAAGTCACCATCAGCCTACTCGTGGCCGCACGGAACGGCGAACTGCTGTACGACATCAGCAAGTGGGGCGAGGACGTCGGGCTGGCGAGCAAGGCGACGTTCTCCCGGACGAAGACGAAACTGGAGGACATGAACCTCATCGACACCGAGAAGGTCCCGATAGACGTGGGCCGGCCGCGACTCCGCCTGATGCTCGGGGACGAGCGGCTCAAGGAGGCCGAGCCGGACGAACTGGCCGCCGTGGCACAGTCGCTTCTCGCCGCGTAG
- a CDS encoding YcaO-like family protein — protein sequence MRTVEVVGRGPAVDALTAFLADIDVSVSQPSTPTDSGGDLAVVVDTVGSERFGTWNDRLRDAGTPWVAVELGGVGGVPVSDAAISGFGPETGCFDCLRSRVEATVEDTEALAEAPSAATQRFAGALAGRLVTQFLDGGGTLLGTVTELPHTQRRFLPVPGCDCGEPPSRTLGDGRRTAPDGEALSRAELGLDERVGIATEVGEVASFPAPYYLSTLADTAGFSDVSAAAKAAGVAVDWDTAFMKALGENYERYAAGVYRQRSFQQGPVADVPDAVGPDSFVRDEAEWEPSTELPWVPAEALLTDERRSLPAETVHYPPPSNAVRPATTTGLGLGNTVTEALLTGLYEVVERDAAMLSWYSTFEPLRVTVDDHDRYETLRRRATSEGLDVTALLLTQDVDVPVVTVALERDEWPRFALGTDADLDPGAAAAGALEEALQNWMELDGMGPEAAMDAQGAIGRYAESPGEAADLTAAETAVPLDSLGPDADRSGEAELEALCDRAADAGLRPYAARLTTCDLEQLGFEAVRVVCPSAQPLFFGDSFFGERAEAVPADLGFEPRLDRAHHPFP from the coding sequence ATGCGAACTGTCGAAGTCGTCGGGCGTGGACCGGCCGTCGACGCACTCACAGCGTTTCTCGCCGATATCGACGTCTCAGTATCACAGCCGTCGACGCCGACCGATTCTGGCGGCGACCTCGCCGTCGTCGTCGACACCGTCGGCTCCGAGCGGTTCGGAACGTGGAACGACCGGCTGCGAGACGCCGGGACGCCCTGGGTGGCCGTCGAACTGGGCGGCGTCGGCGGCGTCCCGGTGTCCGATGCCGCCATCAGCGGCTTCGGGCCCGAGACGGGCTGTTTCGACTGTCTGCGGTCGCGGGTCGAGGCGACGGTCGAGGACACCGAGGCGCTCGCGGAGGCCCCGTCGGCGGCCACCCAGCGGTTCGCGGGAGCGCTGGCCGGCCGGCTTGTGACACAGTTCCTCGACGGCGGGGGCACCCTCCTCGGGACCGTCACGGAGCTACCACACACCCAGCGGCGGTTCCTCCCGGTCCCGGGCTGTGACTGCGGCGAGCCGCCGAGCCGAACGCTCGGTGACGGCCGCCGGACGGCCCCCGACGGCGAGGCGCTGTCGCGGGCGGAACTCGGGCTCGACGAACGGGTCGGCATCGCCACGGAGGTCGGCGAGGTCGCATCGTTCCCGGCCCCCTACTACCTGTCGACGCTCGCAGACACCGCCGGCTTCAGCGACGTGTCGGCCGCCGCCAAGGCCGCTGGCGTCGCCGTCGACTGGGACACGGCGTTCATGAAAGCGCTGGGCGAGAACTACGAGCGGTACGCGGCCGGAGTCTACCGCCAACGGAGTTTCCAGCAGGGACCCGTCGCCGACGTCCCGGACGCCGTCGGGCCGGACTCGTTCGTCAGGGACGAAGCCGAGTGGGAACCGTCCACAGAACTGCCCTGGGTGCCGGCCGAGGCGTTGCTGACCGACGAACGGCGGTCGCTCCCGGCCGAGACCGTCCACTATCCGCCGCCGTCGAACGCCGTCAGGCCGGCGACGACGACCGGGCTGGGGCTGGGCAACACCGTCACGGAGGCGCTGCTGACCGGGCTGTACGAGGTCGTCGAGCGCGACGCGGCGATGCTGTCGTGGTACTCGACGTTCGAGCCGCTCCGGGTCACCGTCGACGACCACGACCGATACGAGACGCTCCGGCGGCGCGCCACGTCCGAGGGGCTCGACGTGACGGCGCTGCTGTTGACACAGGACGTCGACGTGCCGGTCGTCACCGTCGCGCTGGAACGGGACGAGTGGCCCCGATTCGCGCTCGGCACCGACGCGGACCTGGACCCGGGTGCCGCCGCTGCCGGCGCGCTGGAGGAGGCGCTCCAAAACTGGATGGAACTCGACGGGATGGGGCCGGAGGCGGCCATGGACGCACAGGGGGCCATCGGGCGCTACGCCGAATCGCCCGGCGAGGCAGCCGACCTGACGGCGGCCGAGACGGCGGTCCCGCTGGACTCGCTCGGTCCCGACGCGGACCGCTCCGGCGAGGCGGAACTGGAGGCGCTGTGTGACCGGGCCGCCGACGCGGGGCTCAGGCCGTACGCGGCGCGGCTGACGACGTGCGACCTCGAACAACTGGGGTTCGAGGCGGTCCGCGTCGTCTGTCCGTCGGCCCAGCCGCTGTTCTTCGGTGATTCGTTCTTCGGCGAGCGCGCCGAGGCGGTGCCGGCCGACCTGGGTTTCGAGCCGCGACTCGACCGGGCCCACCACCCGTTCCCGTAG
- a CDS encoding inositol monophosphatase family protein, with protein sequence MTDASHRAAVAERAARAGGVVAREQFRGSLSVESKANKNDLVTETDRDAQRQVVATIREAFPDDGFLCEEELSIVAGPESDRDAEAVDSVPENGAAWVIDPIDGTANYVRGMRLWATSVCAVVDGDPVASVTYLPSYGDLYAVGPESATRDGTGLSVSGRTDPETFAVAPVGWWDRDARAEFGRLCGAIGDRFGDIRRLGSFQATLAHVADGALEGLACTRPMNPWDTLAGVHMVRRAGGTVTDLDGEPWSHDSDSVVASNGEAHEALVAAGNEALARD encoded by the coding sequence ATGACTGATGCAAGCCACCGGGCGGCGGTCGCCGAACGGGCGGCTCGCGCCGGCGGTGTCGTGGCCCGCGAGCAGTTCCGTGGCAGCCTCAGCGTCGAGTCGAAGGCCAACAAGAACGACCTCGTCACGGAAACCGACCGCGACGCCCAGCGACAAGTCGTCGCGACGATCCGGGAGGCGTTCCCCGACGACGGGTTCCTCTGTGAGGAAGAACTCTCGATAGTCGCCGGCCCGGAGAGCGACCGCGACGCCGAAGCGGTCGACAGCGTCCCCGAGAACGGCGCGGCGTGGGTCATCGACCCTATCGACGGGACCGCGAACTACGTCCGTGGGATGCGTCTGTGGGCGACGAGCGTCTGTGCGGTCGTCGACGGCGACCCGGTCGCTTCGGTGACCTACCTGCCCTCCTATGGTGACCTCTACGCCGTCGGCCCCGAGAGCGCGACGCGGGACGGGACCGGACTCTCGGTGAGCGGCCGGACCGACCCGGAGACGTTCGCCGTCGCCCCGGTCGGCTGGTGGGACCGCGACGCCAGGGCCGAGTTCGGCCGGCTGTGTGGTGCTATCGGCGACCGCTTCGGCGACATCCGCCGTCTGGGGTCGTTCCAGGCCACGCTCGCCCACGTCGCCGACGGGGCACTCGAAGGCCTCGCGTGCACGCGCCCGATGAACCCCTGGGACACGCTCGCCGGCGTCCACATGGTCCGTCGGGCCGGCGGCACGGTCACCGACCTCGACGGCGAGCCCTGGAGCCACGACAGCGATTCGGTCGTCGCCTCCAACGGCGAGGCACACGAGGCCCTCGTAGCGGCGGGCAACGAGGCGCTCGCCCGGGACTGA
- a CDS encoding glycosyltransferase family 2 protein has product MTIQAKQANQADQQGIASKAVDEFLVTPESDVTPVLSVVMPTLNEERGIVECIDRIKTAISELRVPTEIIVSDSSTDATPELARERGATVVTPDEPGYGYAYRYAFDEARGEYIAMGDADTTYDFEMIPQLLEPVRNGDADICMGSRLEGEIRDGSMPPLHKYVGNPLLTRFLNTFYGAGVSDAHSGFRVFTKDALETLELETTGMEFASEMIMEAGANDLVIEEVPIIYHEREGEETLDSFSDGWRHVRFMLVNAPDYLFSYPALLLVSAGAVLMALSVARLSVAGVNFGIQTMVGGSLLAIVGYQVWTLALFSSIAANPINEPDGPLVGMIREQFQLEHGASIGVLAAAIGVLYLGTVFGQWLLAGQAALPSATATLLASTVVVLGLQTVFGSFFMSMLADNS; this is encoded by the coding sequence ATGACGATACAGGCAAAACAGGCAAATCAAGCAGACCAACAGGGGATCGCTTCGAAGGCAGTCGACGAGTTCCTCGTTACTCCGGAGAGCGACGTCACGCCGGTTCTGAGCGTCGTGATGCCCACGCTCAACGAGGAGAGGGGCATCGTGGAGTGTATCGACCGGATCAAGACGGCGATATCGGAGTTGCGCGTGCCGACCGAGATAATCGTGAGCGACAGTTCGACCGACGCGACACCGGAGCTAGCGCGCGAGCGCGGCGCGACAGTCGTGACGCCGGACGAACCTGGGTACGGGTACGCGTACCGCTACGCGTTCGACGAGGCACGGGGGGAGTACATCGCGATGGGCGACGCGGACACGACGTACGACTTCGAGATGATACCACAGCTCCTCGAACCGGTTCGGAACGGCGACGCTGACATCTGTATGGGGAGCCGGCTGGAGGGCGAGATACGGGACGGGTCGATGCCGCCGCTGCACAAGTACGTCGGAAACCCGCTGCTGACGCGGTTCCTGAACACGTTCTACGGGGCCGGCGTGAGCGACGCACACAGCGGGTTCCGCGTGTTCACCAAGGACGCGCTCGAAACGCTAGAGCTAGAGACGACCGGGATGGAGTTCGCCAGCGAGATGATTATGGAAGCGGGCGCGAACGACCTCGTCATCGAGGAGGTCCCGATAATATACCACGAGCGAGAGGGCGAGGAGACGCTCGACAGTTTCAGCGACGGCTGGCGACACGTCCGGTTCATGCTCGTGAACGCTCCCGACTACCTGTTTTCCTATCCGGCCTTGCTGCTCGTTTCGGCCGGGGCGGTGCTGATGGCGCTTTCGGTCGCTCGGCTGTCGGTCGCCGGCGTCAACTTCGGCATCCAGACGATGGTTGGCGGGTCCTTGCTGGCAATCGTCGGGTATCAGGTCTGGACGCTCGCGCTGTTCAGTTCCATCGCCGCGAACCCGATTAACGAACCCGACGGCCCCCTCGTCGGCATGATACGGGAACAGTTCCAGCTAGAGCACGGAGCGTCTATCGGCGTCCTCGCGGCTGCTATCGGCGTGCTGTACCTCGGGACCGTGTTCGGGCAGTGGCTCCTCGCCGGCCAGGCGGCGTTGCCGTCGGCCACCGCCACTCTCCTGGCCTCGACGGTCGTGGTGCTCGGGCTACAGACGGTGTTTGGCTCGTTCTTCATGAGCATGCTAGCGGACAACAGCTAA